A stretch of Acaryochloris thomasi RCC1774 DNA encodes these proteins:
- a CDS encoding CHAT domain-containing protein yields MISKICTRPLLKVLFLTSLILSLLWAHGGQGAPTQQRSTNTANNNAGQLVQQGYDLYQSRDYQGAIERWQAALPFYQTQRDLANNAIVLENLARAHRHLGQTAQVLQHWQQVILLQRQLGNTQKVGRILTEQAQAYSQLGQHRRAIAVLCNPTPDCQAGSAIDIARHAKDSAGEAAALGSIGNAYLARGDHQQAIDSLEEGLALASKLPNYQTVMLSSLANAYLAQAEVDYRQARSENQSVTASRLNQTSPLSSRQEGNIRKVTALHQKAQDNETQALSYFKQSLSLSQQQDKPLTSVQTLLRIIPIYRRKDAFHPKVEPAKKKALNLIPRLPVSQEAVFAAIDLAHLYRSVVDPALSSEGPQCYPQETASQARSLLKQALKTAEQVGDRRSKSFALGELGHWYECRQDHRQALRITQKARWIAADLDSNDSLYLWEWQTGRILNAHGQTEESIKFYQRAVSTLGKIRRDILNANRDLQFDFRDNIEPLYRELVTLYLQQNGAESIPAPAQTQQLTKALNTLDSLKLAELQNYFGNDCALTALPATPVEQVGPAGTATLSTIILPQRSAVILTLPNGQRQLAWIQESKSTLQNTINDYRVGLERNLGPYTNRQSAEQLYQWLIQPFETALTEAQVNTLVFVQDGLFRTVPMAALFDGQQFLIERFAIATTPSLHLIDPQPLKHSSLKAMILGLTEAAQVDNQYFPALHFVASEVERIEAQFPRSKKLINDAFTRERLYIELSRRNYPIIHIATHARFSPEPENTFLVLGNNSKLTLSDFEQLLREVNSPQRAIDLLMLSACQTAVGDNRAALGLAGSAIQAGARSTLASLWFIDDQATAEFSEQFYQALNNPQFSKAQALQAAQLSLIKSGKGYRHPCFWAAFILIGNWL; encoded by the coding sequence ATGATAAGCAAAATCTGTACGCGTCCTCTGCTGAAGGTTCTCTTTCTCACCAGTTTGATCCTCAGTCTGCTTTGGGCGCATGGGGGACAGGGGGCGCCGACTCAGCAACGATCTACGAACACGGCCAACAACAATGCCGGCCAGCTTGTGCAGCAAGGATACGATCTCTACCAGAGTCGAGATTATCAAGGAGCCATCGAACGTTGGCAAGCTGCTTTGCCCTTTTATCAAACCCAACGGGACCTGGCAAACAATGCCATCGTGCTTGAAAACCTGGCCCGTGCCCATCGTCACCTGGGGCAAACGGCTCAAGTCTTACAACACTGGCAGCAGGTGATTCTCCTGCAACGTCAGCTCGGCAACACACAAAAAGTCGGACGTATACTGACAGAACAGGCCCAAGCCTATAGCCAATTAGGACAGCATCGACGCGCCATTGCTGTGCTCTGTAACCCTACCCCAGACTGTCAGGCTGGCAGCGCCATCGATATTGCACGTCACGCTAAAGATTCAGCGGGTGAAGCGGCAGCCTTAGGCAGCATCGGTAATGCGTATCTTGCTCGTGGAGATCATCAACAGGCCATTGATTCCCTAGAGGAGGGATTAGCCCTGGCATCGAAGCTGCCGAACTACCAAACAGTGATGCTCAGCAGTTTGGCAAATGCCTATCTCGCACAAGCTGAAGTTGACTACCGTCAGGCCCGCTCTGAGAATCAAAGTGTGACAGCAAGCCGTCTTAACCAAACCTCTCCCCTCAGCTCACGACAAGAGGGTAACATTCGGAAGGTGACGGCACTGCACCAAAAAGCTCAGGACAATGAAACTCAAGCCCTAAGCTATTTCAAACAAAGCTTGTCCCTTTCTCAACAGCAGGATAAGCCCCTCACGAGTGTTCAGACCCTGCTGAGAATAATCCCGATTTACAGGCGCAAAGATGCATTTCACCCAAAAGTAGAACCCGCCAAAAAGAAGGCTCTCAACCTCATTCCTCGCTTACCTGTCAGCCAAGAAGCCGTTTTTGCCGCAATTGATTTGGCCCATCTTTATCGCTCAGTTGTGGACCCAGCCCTATCCTCTGAAGGGCCACAGTGTTATCCCCAAGAGACGGCTTCCCAAGCTCGAAGTCTGCTCAAACAGGCTCTAAAAACAGCTGAGCAAGTGGGCGATCGCCGCTCTAAATCTTTTGCATTGGGCGAACTGGGCCACTGGTACGAATGTCGCCAGGACCATCGGCAAGCCCTGAGAATCACGCAAAAGGCTCGCTGGATCGCAGCCGATTTGGACAGCAATGACAGTCTTTATCTTTGGGAATGGCAAACAGGACGGATTCTAAATGCCCATGGACAAACAGAAGAGTCCATCAAATTCTACCAACGAGCCGTCTCAACCTTAGGGAAAATTCGTAGAGACATATTAAATGCCAATCGCGACCTGCAGTTTGACTTTCGTGACAATATCGAACCCCTTTATCGAGAATTGGTGACCCTTTATCTACAGCAAAATGGGGCAGAATCCATTCCCGCCCCAGCCCAGACCCAGCAACTGACAAAGGCTCTCAACACCCTGGACTCCCTCAAGCTAGCGGAATTGCAAAATTACTTTGGCAATGATTGTGCACTCACCGCCTTACCGGCTACCCCCGTCGAGCAGGTCGGTCCTGCAGGAACTGCAACCCTCAGCACCATTATCTTGCCGCAGCGCAGCGCTGTTATTTTGACCCTGCCCAACGGCCAGCGGCAACTGGCCTGGATTCAAGAATCTAAATCAACTTTACAAAATACAATTAATGACTACCGAGTTGGCCTTGAACGCAACCTAGGACCCTACACCAATCGTCAGTCTGCAGAACAGCTATATCAATGGCTGATTCAGCCCTTTGAGACCGCATTGACCGAAGCTCAGGTTAACACCCTCGTCTTTGTTCAAGATGGCCTGTTCCGAACGGTTCCCATGGCGGCTTTGTTCGATGGCCAGCAGTTTTTGATTGAGCGCTTTGCCATTGCTACAACTCCCTCTTTACACCTCATCGATCCACAACCTCTGAAACATTCTTCTCTAAAGGCAATGATTTTAGGCTTAACTGAGGCGGCCCAAGTGGATAATCAATATTTCCCAGCGCTGCATTTTGTGGCCTCAGAAGTCGAGCGCATTGAAGCGCAGTTTCCGAGAAGTAAGAAGTTGATTAATGATGCGTTTACTCGTGAGCGCCTCTATATAGAGTTGAGTCGGAGAAACTACCCCATCATTCATATTGCAACCCACGCCCGATTCAGCCCTGAGCCTGAAAATACCTTCTTGGTATTGGGTAACAATAGCAAGCTGACATTAAGTGATTTTGAACAACTGCTCCGGGAGGTAAACAGCCCCCAAAGGGCCATTGATCTGCTTATGCTTTCCGCTTGTCAAACTGCGGTGGGCGATAATCGAGCGGCTTTGGGGCTAGCGGGGAGTGCTATTCAAGCTGGAGCTAGAAGTACTCTCGCCTCCCTTTGGTTTATTGACGACCAAGCCACGGCTGAATTTTCAGAGCAGTTTTATCAAGCCCTAAACAACCCTCAATTCAGCAAAGCTCAAGCCCTGCAGGCCGCACAATTGAGTCTGATTAAATCCGGTAAAGGGTATAGGCATCCCTGCTTTTGGGCTGCTTTTATTTTGATTGGTAACTGGCTGTAA
- a CDS encoding ShlB/FhaC/HecB family hemolysin secretion/activation protein, whose product MLGATVLQEEIEAEVQALENQTVTLEQLLDLRTRIAKLYNDNGYITSGAFLPSNQNLSDGIIQIQVVEGQLEEIQIIGLKRLRKKYVRRRISPAAKVPLNQAELEKKLQLLQLNPLLKRVNAELTVGSSPGLNTLLVNVEQAREFHVGASIDNYRSPAIGSIQGSLNLAHDNFLGLGDRITAATSITAGLNLYDLGYTVPINARDGTIGVRYSNAASEIVASELRPLDISNDFESLSLELRQPVVKTPNTEIALGLSFDLQQNQSFLADQPFPFSQGPDADGIAKTRVLRFSQEWTQRQPRNVVALRSQFNLGVDVFDATVNVEGPSANFFSWVGQAQYVQRLPLRALLISRLSTQLTPDSLLNQERFGIGGISSVRGYASNQLLTDNGILGTVECQFPLTSNPNVLQLSPFIDAGKGWNNFGADPSPSALVGIGVGLRWQPIPDLSLRFDYGLPIVDLDDRGNSLQEQGFYFSLQYQPL is encoded by the coding sequence GTGCTTGGTGCAACGGTACTTCAAGAAGAAATTGAAGCTGAAGTCCAAGCCCTGGAGAATCAAACGGTTACCCTAGAACAACTCCTAGACCTCCGCACTCGGATCGCTAAACTCTATAACGACAACGGCTACATTACCTCCGGAGCCTTCCTTCCCAGCAACCAAAACCTCAGTGATGGCATCATTCAAATTCAAGTTGTTGAAGGACAACTCGAAGAAATTCAGATTATCGGTCTCAAACGTCTGCGAAAAAAGTATGTTCGCCGCCGCATTTCCCCAGCCGCGAAAGTCCCCTTAAACCAAGCTGAGCTGGAGAAAAAACTACAGCTCCTGCAGCTAAATCCTCTCCTGAAGCGTGTGAATGCTGAACTAACCGTCGGCAGTTCACCCGGTCTAAACACCTTACTGGTTAATGTCGAACAAGCCCGAGAATTCCATGTGGGGGCCAGTATCGATAACTATCGCAGCCCAGCCATTGGCTCTATTCAAGGTAGCCTCAATCTTGCTCACGATAATTTCTTAGGATTGGGCGATCGCATCACCGCCGCTACTTCAATCACCGCTGGACTTAATCTTTACGACCTTGGCTACACTGTGCCCATCAATGCCCGAGACGGTACGATTGGTGTCAGATACAGTAACGCCGCGAGTGAAATTGTTGCCTCTGAACTCAGACCTCTAGATATCAGCAATGACTTTGAAAGCCTGTCCCTTGAGCTACGACAACCGGTTGTCAAAACTCCTAACACCGAGATTGCGCTGGGGCTCTCCTTTGACCTGCAACAGAATCAGAGTTTTTTAGCAGATCAACCTTTCCCATTTTCACAAGGCCCTGATGCGGATGGAATCGCTAAAACACGAGTGCTGCGCTTCTCACAGGAATGGACTCAGCGGCAACCCCGAAACGTTGTTGCCCTTCGTTCCCAATTCAACTTGGGCGTGGATGTCTTCGACGCCACTGTCAATGTAGAGGGGCCATCCGCAAATTTCTTCTCCTGGGTCGGACAAGCTCAATATGTGCAGCGGTTACCCTTAAGGGCTTTACTCATCAGTCGCCTCAGCACCCAACTGACGCCCGATTCCCTGCTCAATCAAGAACGGTTTGGCATTGGTGGAATTAGTTCCGTGCGGGGCTACGCTTCCAATCAACTCCTCACCGATAACGGCATCCTCGGTACGGTGGAATGCCAGTTTCCGCTGACGTCGAACCCCAATGTTTTGCAGCTATCGCCCTTCATTGACGCCGGGAAAGGTTGGAACAACTTTGGTGCCGATCCCTCTCCATCTGCGTTAGTGGGCATCGGTGTCGGACTCCGCTGGCAGCCAATCCCAGATCTGAGCCTACGTTTCGACTACGGCTTGCCCATAGTGGACCTTGATGATCGGGGTAACTCCCTCCAGGAGCAAGGCTTCTACTTCTCTTTGCAATATCAGCCCCTGTAG
- a CDS encoding two-partner secretion domain-containing protein, with amino-acid sequence MTPIDGQSDRIVGGAVRGGNLFHSFQEFNVGEGRGVFFANPTGISNILSRVTGSNSSNILGQLGVLGDANLWLLNPNGFLFGPNTDLQLAGSFYASTADEIELGEQGVFSAIEPGQSQLLSVSPAASFFEQAAQQSGSIINEGNLMVDELQSVGLVGDSLIQTGSIVAPGGSVTLVANQVDLADGARVEASNFGQRDAGTVRIQASDYVLLEGENTRVASAVLPGTQGNAGVVEVVANSLTVKNGAFLSASTFGRGNAGTVKIQAVESVLLEGLDSQGRGSRAASVVGPVGQGNAGAVNIKTQSLVLKDGAQLSANAFGEGNAGTVTVRASESVLFEGEDGNQTPEGPTPSGATVTSETTSDEQGNPGEVNITTQSLVLRNGAILSASTNGGRDAGTVKIYANESVLFEGEDSLGRASRAAAARASDTSGRGNAGEVELETKSLILKDGAFLSASTFGRGNAGTVRVIANESILFEGLNNLAGSGVVSENNSRGQGNAGEVNVKTQSLVLKDGAQLSASTFGEGNAGTIFIEASTLSVVDGSKISSLTGSNSSAGAITIFVEDEISLSGENSLISVGAEEGTNGVGGNIEVSADTLTLEDQAAISASSEGEADSGNITLNLHNLLKASNSSITTSASQATGGTIGITATNTIRLDNSNILTDVRGTGDGGNIALSAGKYIIAFGDSDILAFSQDGRGGNIELNTPIFIGESFTFTPNIVNFTNLDGNGRVDINASGEISAGIITTPDNSTIEESLTELPDNLVDTNDLLANSCIVRTNNAQGNFIITGSDSLRARPGHPAAPSLPTGTVQTIPTNKNTAPVHGNPPWQIGDPIIEPESVYRLPDGKLVISRECSK; translated from the coding sequence GTGACGCCAATTGATGGTCAGTCAGATCGGATTGTGGGTGGTGCTGTTCGCGGTGGGAACCTGTTCCATAGTTTTCAGGAATTCAATGTTGGGGAAGGGCGCGGAGTCTTCTTTGCGAATCCCACAGGTATAAGTAACATTCTTTCTCGGGTGACGGGCAGTAATTCCTCCAATATTTTGGGTCAGTTGGGGGTTTTAGGGGATGCCAATCTATGGTTGTTAAATCCCAATGGATTTTTGTTTGGACCCAATACAGATTTGCAATTGGCGGGGTCATTTTATGCCTCTACTGCAGATGAGATCGAGCTAGGCGAACAAGGGGTTTTCAGTGCAATAGAGCCAGGGCAGAGTCAATTGCTGTCGGTGAGTCCTGCGGCTTCATTTTTTGAGCAAGCAGCCCAGCAGTCTGGCTCTATTATCAATGAGGGAAATTTGATGGTTGATGAGCTGCAATCTGTGGGACTGGTAGGGGATAGTCTTATACAGACAGGATCTATCGTTGCACCTGGTGGGTCTGTAACGTTGGTGGCGAATCAAGTGGATCTAGCAGATGGGGCTCGAGTAGAAGCGAGTAACTTTGGTCAGCGGGATGCTGGCACTGTCAGAATACAGGCAAGCGATTATGTATTGCTTGAGGGAGAAAATACCAGAGTCGCTAGCGCAGTGTTGCCTGGTACTCAGGGAAATGCTGGTGTAGTGGAGGTAGTGGCCAACTCTCTTACAGTTAAGAATGGAGCTTTTCTCTCTGCTAGCACCTTTGGTAGAGGCAATGCTGGCACGGTCAAAATACAGGCTGTTGAGTCAGTATTACTCGAAGGGTTGGATAGTCAAGGACGGGGAAGTCGAGCAGCCAGCGTAGTTGGTCCTGTCGGACAAGGAAACGCAGGCGCAGTCAATATTAAAACCCAGTCACTTGTTCTCAAAGATGGGGCTCAACTATCGGCTAATGCTTTTGGTGAAGGGAATGCTGGGACAGTAACAGTACGCGCAAGTGAATCTGTTTTGTTCGAGGGAGAAGATGGTAATCAAACACCAGAGGGCCCTACGCCAAGTGGCGCCACTGTCACTAGTGAGACAACGTCTGATGAGCAAGGGAATCCAGGTGAGGTTAATATTACCACCCAGTCACTTGTTCTCAGAAATGGAGCAATTTTATCTGCTAGTACGAACGGAGGAAGAGACGCTGGCACCGTCAAAATATATGCCAATGAATCTGTCTTGTTTGAAGGAGAAGATAGCTTAGGGCGGGCAAGTAGAGCCGCAGCAGCAAGAGCCTCAGACACTAGCGGACGCGGAAATGCGGGTGAAGTAGAGCTAGAGACCAAGTCTCTTATACTCAAGGATGGGGCTTTCCTCTCTGCTAGCACCTTTGGTCGAGGCAATGCTGGAACAGTCAGAGTAATTGCCAATGAATCTATCTTGTTTGAGGGTTTGAATAACTTAGCGGGGAGTGGAGTCGTCAGTGAGAATAACTCTCGGGGACAAGGCAATGCGGGTGAAGTAAATGTTAAAACTCAGTCACTTGTTCTCAAAGATGGGGCTCAACTATCTGCTAGCACTTTTGGTGAAGGAAATGCTGGAACAATCTTTATTGAGGCCAGTACACTCTCTGTAGTGGATGGTAGCAAAATCTCGTCACTTACTGGCAGCAACAGTTCAGCAGGAGCTATCACCATTTTTGTAGAAGATGAAATTTCTCTTTCTGGTGAAAATAGTCTTATCTCAGTCGGTGCGGAAGAGGGAACAAATGGTGTGGGGGGAAACATCGAAGTATCTGCGGATACTCTGACCCTAGAGGATCAAGCTGCAATTAGTGCTAGTTCTGAGGGGGAAGCTGATTCAGGCAATATCACTCTCAATCTACATAACTTACTCAAAGCGTCGAACAGCAGTATCACTACTTCTGCAAGCCAAGCCACTGGAGGTACGATTGGTATCACTGCCACCAACACCATCCGTCTTGACAACAGCAATATTTTGACCGATGTCAGAGGCACTGGCGATGGTGGGAATATTGCCTTATCAGCGGGTAAATACATCATTGCCTTCGGTGATAGTGACATCCTCGCCTTTTCCCAAGATGGTCGTGGTGGCAATATTGAGCTCAACACCCCTATCTTTATCGGCGAGAGTTTCACCTTCACTCCCAACATCGTCAACTTTACCAACCTAGATGGCAATGGCAGGGTCGATATCAATGCTTCTGGCGAGATCTCTGCCGGTATCATCACCACCCCAGATAACAGCACCATTGAAGAAAGCCTTACAGAACTCCCTGATAATCTAGTCGATACCAATGATCTGCTCGCTAATAGCTGTATCGTCCGCACCAATAACGCCCAAGGCAACTTCATAATCACCGGTTCAGATAGCCTGCGCGCCCGCCCTGGTCACCCTGCCGCTCCCTCCCTTCCCACCGGCACCGTCCAAACTATCCCCACTAACAAAAACACGGCCCCAGTGCACGGCAATCCCCCCTGGCAAATCGGCGATCCCATCATTGAACCCGAAAGCGTGTATCGTCTGCCAGACGGCAAACTGGTCATCAGCCGAGAGTGCTCCAAATAA
- a CDS encoding GUN4 domain-containing protein: MNWPYRHGLSFILLLSLGIWGCNRYEPEYQQLEKHLASGNWRQADQLTKQLFYKVGPRRSGGFLSPNGYLSRVKFESFPCKDLNRIEQMWATHSQGRFGFTVQKRLYVETGNTIDGTFDYKSYRTFRERVGWMKDGKILLYHQLSFEDSSPVGHLPAMNTNEAGIREPLFMRLEVCRAIVD, encoded by the coding sequence GTGAATTGGCCCTATCGTCATGGATTGTCGTTTATCCTACTCTTGAGTTTGGGAATATGGGGCTGCAATCGCTATGAACCTGAATATCAGCAATTAGAGAAGCATCTAGCCAGTGGTAACTGGCGTCAGGCTGACCAGTTGACCAAGCAACTATTTTATAAGGTGGGTCCAAGGCGTTCCGGTGGATTTCTTTCGCCCAACGGTTACCTATCGAGAGTGAAGTTCGAGAGCTTTCCTTGCAAAGATCTAAATAGAATCGAACAGATGTGGGCGACCCACAGCCAAGGACGGTTTGGGTTTACTGTTCAGAAGCGACTATATGTTGAAACAGGTAACACCATTGACGGAACCTTTGACTACAAAAGCTATCGCACCTTTCGTGAGCGTGTCGGGTGGATGAAAGATGGAAAGATTCTTTTGTACCATCAATTATCCTTTGAGGACTCGTCTCCTGTTGGTCATCTGCCAGCGATGAATACAAATGAAGCTGGAATTCGAGAGCCATTGTTCATGCGTCTAGAGGTTTGTCGAGCAATAGTGGATTAG
- a CDS encoding site-specific integrase, whose product MKPNDTGHRRDRQGQATAFKTPEPVLFLIDMIEGDQNQLMAHFAYYGCARINAVTWLQAEDVQGDIIRFRKEHSKTAAYHTLKMAASLKQVLEAYDLPERGYLFPARRGNRPKKHFRQRWVEGQRVSEVSGKRVCPVRSTQGFDKALGVAVRRILTAEDSGIDEAISRVPEVARVGRQAFFGVSSHSFRRSMLQFLFYTKGWEAPKCMAISGHKSLDAFYRYIAYETQAAQSEYALI is encoded by the coding sequence ATGAAACCGAATGATACTGGGCATCGGAGAGATCGGCAGGGACAGGCGACGGCCTTCAAAACCCCTGAACCCGTTCTGTTCTTGATCGATATGATTGAGGGTGACCAGAATCAGTTGATGGCCCACTTTGCCTACTATGGCTGTGCTCGGATAAATGCGGTGACGTGGCTGCAGGCGGAAGATGTTCAGGGGGATATCATTCGCTTTCGCAAGGAGCACAGTAAGACAGCTGCTTATCACACGCTGAAGATGGCGGCGAGTTTGAAGCAGGTGTTGGAAGCCTATGATTTGCCGGAAAGGGGGTATCTGTTTCCGGCTAGAAGGGGAAATCGACCGAAGAAGCATTTCCGTCAGCGGTGGGTGGAGGGACAACGAGTCTCTGAGGTGAGCGGGAAGCGGGTTTGTCCAGTTAGGAGTACTCAAGGGTTTGATAAGGCTTTAGGAGTGGCTGTGAGACGTATATTAACGGCAGAGGACTCTGGGATTGATGAGGCGATCTCAAGGGTGCCTGAGGTGGCGAGGGTGGGCAGGCAAGCTTTCTTTGGGGTCAGCTCTCATTCGTTTAGGCGATCTATGCTGCAATTCTTATTTTATACAAAGGGGTGGGAAGCGCCTAAATGCATGGCAATCTCAGGGCACAAGAGTTTGGATGCTTTCTATCGGTATATTGCTTACGAAACCCAGGCGGCTCAGAGTGAATATGCTTTGATCTGA
- a CDS encoding ParA family protein codes for MPTTIAIVSRKGGVGKSTLCSNLAVAARTSTIIDCDDQASLADWGDRRTSKNPSVISVPAKRATATLKKINTRWNFIDTPGTLDANVIEVMQASDFVLVVLRYGQFELDSISTTLSAVKLINRPAAIALNLLHPNTNAKALIESIEEAQLGFPICPVAICNRANFQAAAIEGLGVTEESKDTAAAQEVSGLWSWMKKEIKNASSS; via the coding sequence ATGCCTACAACAATAGCAATTGTGAGCCGCAAAGGTGGAGTAGGCAAAAGCACACTCTGCTCCAATCTGGCAGTTGCTGCCCGTACATCCACAATTATTGACTGCGACGATCAAGCATCACTCGCGGACTGGGGAGATCGTCGCACAAGCAAGAATCCATCAGTCATTTCTGTTCCCGCAAAAAGAGCTACGGCTACTCTCAAAAAAATTAATACCCGCTGGAATTTCATCGATACACCAGGGACACTAGACGCTAATGTGATTGAAGTTATGCAAGCGTCAGATTTTGTCTTAGTTGTGCTGCGATATGGACAATTTGAGCTTGATTCCATTTCCACTACACTCTCTGCAGTCAAGTTAATTAACCGCCCTGCAGCAATTGCTTTGAACCTATTGCACCCCAATACGAACGCTAAAGCCCTGATAGAGAGTATTGAGGAAGCTCAATTGGGCTTTCCTATCTGCCCCGTGGCTATCTGCAACCGAGCTAACTTCCAAGCTGCTGCAATCGAAGGGCTAGGGGTGACTGAAGAATCAAAGGACACAGCCGCCGCTCAAGAAGTATCTGGCCTCTGGTCCTGGATGAAAAAGGAGATAAAGAATGCCTCGTCGAGCTGA
- a CDS encoding ParB/RepB/Spo0J family partition protein: protein MPRRADLSKAKTRSSDPAVAKSILEQQTQDNIYIPLNKIASRPTGDTRGLNDGHISELVNSISVIGLITPLTIDKKHQLLAGAHRKAALHKLSQNSPKRYHELFPEGVPVRIMDIDSDIDTVNALQIEVEENTQRRNYTASEIKDAARKLEEAGYEKLRGRPAQGQKSLNRELMSVFRLSRRRITDILNEEKEEKISAQGCALINELRNYLKKTEKIYESIDPEASSKEIQRVEKDLGKLVISLKKAIKSEENRTD, encoded by the coding sequence ATGCCTCGTCGAGCTGATCTAAGTAAAGCCAAAACTAGGTCTTCAGATCCCGCAGTAGCTAAATCAATCCTTGAACAACAGACTCAAGACAACATATATATTCCATTGAACAAAATTGCCTCTAGACCCACTGGTGACACTAGAGGCCTAAATGATGGACATATATCAGAATTAGTAAATAGCATTTCAGTCATTGGCCTGATCACCCCATTAACCATTGACAAGAAGCATCAATTATTAGCAGGTGCTCATCGGAAGGCAGCCTTACATAAGCTTTCCCAGAATAGTCCAAAAAGATACCACGAACTCTTCCCCGAGGGAGTCCCAGTCCGCATCATGGACATTGATTCTGACATTGACACTGTCAACGCGCTTCAGATAGAAGTAGAAGAAAACACTCAACGAAGAAACTATACAGCATCTGAGATCAAAGACGCAGCTCGCAAGCTTGAAGAAGCTGGCTATGAGAAACTTCGCGGACGTCCTGCCCAAGGCCAAAAATCTCTTAATAGAGAGCTAATGTCTGTATTTCGACTAAGCAGAAGGCGTATCACAGATATTCTTAATGAAGAGAAAGAAGAAAAGATAAGTGCGCAGGGGTGCGCACTTATCAATGAACTGAGAAACTACCTCAAAAAAACAGAGAAGATCTATGAGAGTATCGATCCTGAGGCTTCAAGCAAAGAGATTCAACGAGTGGAGAAAGACTTAGGAAAGCTTGTAATCAGCTTGAAGAAAGCTATAAAAAGTGAAGAGAATAGAACAGACTAA
- a CDS encoding RecB family exonuclease, with protein MAYPISATRLKLYKSCPQSYYFRYERGLKEQSAFGSPALGKAVHAALKDVYEQWNYAYPIPNLEWFSQCWQSHTVDLKANQVDDGWRMLQKYYERYVEPLPMLRKPLGVEKSIKGSFRVGYYEFVIRGQYDRLDYVEDGLELIDYKTTKLVSPPDAVDIQLGLYDLLLKQTYQQALHKLSLIYLRTGEKVTYEVTPEHRKESKRLIEKLAVSLQKEDEWRPKKGEQCARCSYARYCSEMEEVPEPLPVTARKPKEMQLLLPF; from the coding sequence ATGGCTTACCCCATCTCAGCAACTCGACTGAAGCTATACAAGAGTTGCCCCCAGTCCTACTACTTCCGCTATGAGCGGGGACTAAAGGAACAGTCAGCCTTTGGCTCTCCTGCACTGGGCAAAGCTGTCCATGCAGCTCTCAAAGATGTCTACGAGCAATGGAACTATGCCTATCCCATTCCCAATCTCGAATGGTTCTCTCAGTGCTGGCAATCGCACACTGTTGACTTAAAAGCGAATCAAGTAGACGACGGTTGGCGGATGCTGCAGAAGTACTACGAAAGGTATGTTGAACCCTTACCCATGTTGAGAAAGCCATTAGGGGTAGAGAAGTCTATTAAGGGTTCTTTCCGAGTCGGTTACTACGAGTTTGTCATTAGGGGCCAATACGATCGTCTGGATTATGTCGAAGATGGCTTAGAGCTGATTGATTATAAGACCACAAAATTGGTTAGCCCACCGGATGCTGTGGATATCCAATTGGGTCTCTACGATTTACTTCTCAAACAAACCTATCAGCAGGCTCTCCACAAGCTCAGTCTCATCTACCTACGGACGGGTGAGAAAGTCACCTATGAAGTTACTCCAGAGCATCGGAAGGAATCAAAGCGTTTAATCGAAAAGCTGGCGGTTAGCCTACAAAAAGAGGATGAATGGCGACCGAAGAAAGGAGAGCAGTGCGCTCGCTGTAGCTACGCCCGGTATTGCTCTGAAATGGAGGAGGTACCTGAACCACTACCAGTGACAGCCAGAAAACCTAAAGAGATGCAGCTGCTGCTGCCGTTTTGA